A genomic region of Arachis hypogaea cultivar Tifrunner chromosome 5, arahy.Tifrunner.gnm2.J5K5, whole genome shotgun sequence contains the following coding sequences:
- the LOC112800663 gene encoding NEDD8-conjugating enzyme Ubc12, with protein MIKLFKVKEKQRELAENASGGAPVKKQSAGELRLHKDISELNLPKSCTIQFPNGKDDLMNFEVTIRPDDGYYLGGIFLFSFQVSPIYPHEAPKVKCKTKVYHPNIDLEGNVCLNILREDWKPVLNINTVIYGLYHLFTEPNYEDPLNHDAAAMLRENPKLFESNVRRAMAGGYVGQTFFPRCI; from the exons ATGATCAAGCTTTTTAAAGTAAAGGAAAAGCAGAGAGAACTTGCAGAAAATGCAAGTGGTGGAGCACCCGTGAAGAAGCAAAGCGCCGGCGAGTTGCGCCTTCACAAAG ATATAAGTGAGCTGAATCTTCCAAAATCTTGTACCATACAATTCCCCAATGGCAAAGATGACTTGATGAACTTTGAAGTTACAATTCGACCTGATGATGGTTATTACTT AGGTGgtatatttttgttttccttCCAAGTATCTCCCATATATCCGCATGAAGCACCAAAGGTTAAGTGCAAGACAAAG GTTTACCATCCAAATATTGATTTGGAAGGAAATGTTTGTCTTAACATCTTAAGAGAAGATTGGAAACCTGTCCTCAATATAAACACGGTTATTTATGGCTTGTATCATCTATTCACG GAACCAAACTATGAGGATCCACTGAATCACGATGCTGCTGCTATGTTGAGAGAGAACCCAAAATTGTTTGAATCTAATGTGAGGAGGGCCATGGCTGGTGGATATGTGGGGCAAACCTTTTTCCCACGTTGTATCTAG
- the LOC112800662 gene encoding uncharacterized protein → MHIRTQRHSALSPSKSRIPSLKHSQIMKTTQIFGVSLSLILINLAAIMEKADENLLPSVYKEVSEAFNAGPSDLGYLTFIRNFVQGLSSPLAGILVLNYDRPVILAMGTFCWALSTAAVAACHDFMQVAFWRAINGFGLAIVIPALQSFIADSYKDGVRGTGFGLLSLIGNLGGIGGGVLATVMAGKQFWGIQGWRCAFVLMATLSASIGLLVLLYVVDPRKRSTTIHDATDSLDRDEGIYKGNASAASIWMDSCAATKAVIKVQTFQIIVLQGIIGSLPWTAMVFFTMWFELIGFDNNSSATLLSLFAIGCAMGSFMGGSIADQLSQVYPHSGRIMCAQFSAFMGIPFSWFLLKVIPQSVSSYLTFSVTLFLMGLTISWNGSAANAPMFAEVVPVKHRTMIYAFDRAFEGSFSSVAAPLVGILSEKIFGYNAKSVDPIKGSSPEALALSKGLLSMMAIPFGLCCLCYTPLYYIFKRDRENARMVALKEQEMMI, encoded by the exons ATGCATATTCGGACTCAAAGACATAGCGCTCTTTCTCCATCCAAATCTCGCATTCCCAGTCTCAAACATTCTCAAATCATGAA GACAACACAGATTTTCGGTGTGTCTCTCTCGCTCATTCTTATCAACCTGGCAGCTATCATGGAGAAAGCCGATGAAAATCTTCTTCCATCTGTCTACAAGGAAGTTAGCGAAGCATTTAATGCCGGACCATCTGATTTGGGTTACCTCACATTCATAAGGAACTTTGTTCAAGGACTATCATCCCCCTTGGCTGGAATACTTGTTCTAAACTATGATCGCCCTGTAATTCTTGCAATGGGAACTTTTTGCTGGGCTTTATCTACAGCAGCCGTTGCCGCTTGCCACGATTTTATGCAGGTTGCATTCTGGAGAGCTATAAATGGCTTTGGTTTGGCAATAGTGATTCCAGCACTACAGTCTTTCATTGCTGATAGCTACAAGGATGGTGTGAGGGGAACTGGATTTGGATTATTAAGCCTTATTGGTAACTTAGGAGGCATAGGAGGCGGTGTTTTGGCCACAGTCATGGCTGGGAAGCAGTTTTGGGGGATACAAGGGTGGCGATGTGCTTTTGTTTTGATGGCAACCTTGAGTGCATCGATTGGACTCCTTGTTTTACTTTATGTGGTTGATCCAAGAAAAAGATCTACCACCATTCATGATGCTACTGACAGTTTAGATAG GGATGAAGGTATCTATAAAGGCAATGCAAGTGCAGCATCAATATGGATGGACTCTTGTGCTGCCACAAAAGCTGTGATCAAAGTGCAAACATTTCAAATCATTGTGTTACAGGGCATTATTGGGTCACTACCATGGACTGCCATGGTGTTCTTCACAATGTGGTTCGAACTAATTG GGTTTGATAATAACAGTTCAGCAACACTCCTCAGCCTTTTTGCTATTGGTTGTGCAATGGGGTCCTTCATGGGTGGATCAATAGCTGATCAACTGTCACAAGTGTACCCTCATTCTGGTCGAATCATGTGTGCACAGTTCAGCGCCTTTATGGGCATTCCATTCTCATGGTTTCTCCTTAAGGTGATCCCTCAGTCTGTAAGTAGTTACCTCACCTTTTCTGTCACCCTGTTTCTGATGGGTCTAACTATAAGCTGGAACGGTTCGGCTGCAAATGCCCCTATGTTTGCTGAGGTAGTCCCTGTCAAACATAGGACCATGATTTATGCATTTGATCGAGCTTTCGAAGGCTCGTTTTCCTCGGTTGCGGCTCCACTGGTTGGAATTCTATCTGAGAAAATATTTGGCTACAATGCAAAGTCTGTTGATCCTATTAAAGGATCTTCACCGGAGGCTCTGGCTTTGTCCAAGGGTCTTCTTTCAATGATGGCAATTCCATTTGGATTGTGCTGTTTGTGCTACACACCACTCTACTACATATTCAAGCGGGACCGCGAAAATGCTAGAATGGTCGCTTTGAAAGAGCAGGAGATGATGATTTGA
- the LOC112804110 gene encoding uncharacterized protein produces the protein MIKLITSYNDEVARTVLENAPYNAKYTSHQIQKEILHILSNKVRKHICEEIGDSKFCIVVDEARDESKREQMALVLRFVDIHDFIQERFLDLVHVKDTTSLTLKQELCGILSRHGLDVSNIRGQRYDSASNMRGEWNGLQALFLKDCPYAYYIHCFAHRLQLALVAASREVIPVHQFFSKLTFIINIICSSSKRHDELHAAKTDEIVHLLEIDELETGKGTNQIGTLKRAGDTRWCSHFSSRGDADSTYNILTSFEFVLILHLIKDMMGITDILCQALQKQFQDIVNAVQLVHSTKTLIQSTRDDRWEELLKNVKSFCEQHDILIPDLTASYVARQGRSRHKKDHITVEHYFRVEIFLVTIDKQLQELNSRFNDQAMDLLSLSSTLMPKDAYKNFDIAKISTLVDSYYPEDFTE, from the exons ATGATAAAACTCATAACATCTTACAATGATGAAGTTGCAAGAACTGTGTTAGAAAATGCTCCATATAATGCTAAATATACTTCGcatcaaattcaaaaagaaatCTTACATATACTCTCAAACAAGGTGAGAAAGCATATTTGTGAGGAAATTGGAGATTCCAAGTTTTGCATTGTAGTAGATGAAGCTCGTGATGAATCCAAAAGAGAACAAATGGCACTTGTTTTGAGATTTGTTGATATACATGATTTTATTCAAGAGCGTTTTCTTGATCTTGTACATGTCAAAGATactacatcattaactctaaaacAAGAATTGTGCGGCATTCTTTCTCGACATGGTCTTGATGTCTCTAATATTCGTGGTCAAAGATATGATAGCGCCAGCAACATGAGAGGAGAATGGAATGGGTTACAAGCATTATTCTTAAAAGATTGTCCTTATGCTTACTATATCCACTGTTTTGCTCATCGATTACAACTTGCATTAGTTGCTGCATCAAGAGAAGTTATTCCTGTGCATCAGTTTTTTTCAAAATTGACTTTCATCATCAACATCATTTGTTCTTCTAGTAAGCGACATGATGAGTTACATGCTGCCAAGACAGATGAAATTGTCCATTTATTAGAGATTGATGAACTTGAAACTGGTAAAGGGACAAATCAAATTGGTACTTTGAAACGAGCAGGTGATACTCGATGGTGTTCTCATTTCTCTTCT CGTGGTGATGCAGATAGTACTTACAATATCTTGACCTCATTTGAGTTTGTATTGATCTTGCatttgataaaagatatgatGGGAATAACCGATATTCTTTGTCAAGCTTTACAAAAGCAGTTTCAAGACATAGTTAATGCTGTGCAACTAGTTCATTCTACAAAAACACTTATCCAAAGCACGAGAGATGATAGATGGGAGGAATTATTAAAAAATGTGAAATCATTTTGTGAGCAACATGATATTCTAATTCCTGATTTAACTGCTTCTTATGTTGCAAGGCAAGGACGCTCGCGTCACAAAAAAGATCATATTACAGTTGAGCATTATTTTAGAGTGGAGATATTTTTAGTCACAATTGATAAGCAATTACAAGAGTTAAATAGCAGATTTAATGATCAAGCAATGGATCTACTAAGTCTGAGCTCTACTCTCATGCCTAAGGATGCTTACAAAAATTTTGACATTGCTAAGATTTCTACTCTTGTTGATAGCTACTATCCCGAAGACTTTACTGAGTAA